The window TTCCCAGCCCCCCTTTCCTGCCCTGCGCGGACACCGCGGCGGGGACCCCGAGGGGAGGGCGGGGAGCCGTTCCCGGCAGGGCGGTGACTCACGGGGCGGCTGCTTGGCACCAGCGAGCCCTCGGTGCTGGCACCGGGACCTGGCAACACCGAACACCCGGTCCTGGCTCCACCGAGCCCTCGGTGCTGACACCACCGAGCCCTTGGTGCTCGCACCAGGACCTGGCTCCACCGAGCCCTCGGTTCTGGCACCGCCGAACACCCGGTTCTGGCACCAGGACCTGGCACCACCGAACGCCCGGTCCTGGCTCGTCCGAGCTCTCAGTTCTGGCTCCACCGAGCCCCCGGTCCTGGCTCCACCGAGCCCCCGGTCCTGGCACCACGGAGCCCTCGGTGCTGGTACCAGGACCTGGCACCTCCGAGCCCCCGGTCCTGGCTCCACCGAGCCCCCGGTCCTGGCGCCACCGGCCGTGTCCCCAcagatgtcccctgtccccttcaGAGCCCCCTTGTCCCGGGGATGGCCCCTGTAccccatccctggtgtccccacgcgctgaccccgccgtgtcccctcccagaccAGCCTCCTGTCACCGTGACGGTGACAGCGGCCATCGGCGAGGACGCCTGCCTGCCCTGCGGCTCGCAGCCCTGGGGTGACCTGCGCGGGGTCACCCTCAGCTGCACCCACCAGGCCGGCGGCGACCTGGCTGTCCCCGTGCTCAGCCACCGCCTGGGCTGGCAGCCGCCGCCCCCCGAGCCGGGCTGGCAGCCGCCCGTGCAGCCCGACAGCCGCTTCAGGGGCAGGGTGGCCTTCTGTGccgcggggacaggggacagcggcGTGTCCCTGCTGCTGAGGAACCTCAGCGACCCCGATTTCGGGAATTATTCCTGCTACGCCGTCAGTGCTGCTGCCCCGCAGCTCCTGTGCTCCCTGGTGCTGCAGCCCGCGGTGGCAGGTCAGtggggcaggggtggcactgtcccttTTGGGGTCCCTCTGCTCCCTGGTGTGTCCAGCCCTGTGTGCTGCCGCAGTTTGGGGGTGCCCCATTCCCTGCTGTATCTGTCACCTGCCTTGTCCCCtgatccatccctgtccccatctgggTGGTTCCTCACACTCTTCACCTCAATTTGGGGTCCCCCCATTCCCTGACTCATCTGTCACCTCCTCCAGCTCTGTCCCCGTCTGGGTGATGCCAGGTGTCCCTTCCCTGTTCCCCTGCCATGTTTGGGGTCCCCACAAGGTGTCTGTCCCTTGTCCCACCTGAGCAGTGCCAGGTGTCCTTGCCCTGTTCCCCTGCCATGTTTGGGGTCCCCACATACCCTGATGTGCCCCTTGTCCCTGGTGTGTCTGTCCCTTGTCCCTGGTGTGTCTGTCCCTCGTCCTTGGTGTGTCTGTCCCTTGTCCctggtgtgtctgtctgtccctggctgcTCCCCCGGGGCAGTTTGGGGttcccccagcctggcacagcacagggaggtgggggTGGCCCGGCTGGTGTCCCCACGTGCCGGTGTCACCCCGCAGAGGTCCCCAAGGCCGCGGAGCCGGACATGTTCATGGTGATCTGTGTCCTCACGGCCGCCTTCACCGCGGTGGCCATCGGGGTGCTGGTGTGTGCCCGCTGCCAGGGCCACTGCTGGGGGCGCCCAGGTGGGTGTGGGGGGCAGAGGGAGGTGTTTGGGGGGCACAaagggggtgctggggggcacagggggtgttTGGGGATGCTGGGGGCACAAAGGGGGGGTGTTGTGGGATGGGGGCAGCTGGAGACCCCCATGTCCACTGGCGATGGGATTCTGTGTGGGGAGAGGATTTCCAGCTCCcgtgtggggatgggatgggatgggatgggatgggatccatgggatgggatgggatgggatgggatgggatgggatgggatgggatccatgggatgggatccatgggatgggatccatgggatggggtgggatgggatgggatgggatgggatgggctgggatccatgggatggggtgggatggatgggatgggatggaatgggatgggatgggatgggatgggatccatgggatggggtgggatgggatgggatgggatgggatgggatgggatgggatgggctgggatccatgggatggggtgggatgggatgggatgggatgggatgggatgggatgggatgggatgggatgggatgggatgggatgggatgggatgggatgggctgggatccatgggatggggtgggatgggatgggatgggatgggatgggatggggtgggatgggatggggtgggacgggatgggatgggatgggatgggatgggatggggtgggatgggatccatgggatggggtgggatgggatgggatgggatgggatgggatgggatccatgggatgggatccatgggatgggatgggatgggatgggatgggatgggatgggatgggatgggacgggatggggtgggacgggatgggatgggatgggatgggatggggtgggatgggatgggatgggatgggatgggatgggatgggatgggatctctgggatgggatgggatgggatgggatgggatgggatgggatgggatccatgggatgggatgggatgggatgggatgggatgggatggggtgggatgggatgaggtgggacgggatgggatgggatggggtgggatgggatgggatgggatgggatggggtgggatccatgggatggggtgggatgggatgagggtGAGGAGGGAATGGTATGGGGATGATGGCAGGGTTGAAGAGAGGGCAGGGATGAGGACAGGGTGCAGATGGTGAcgggacaaggatggggacagggacagggatggggacagtgctGTGTGGGGCTAGGCTTGtcccgtgtccccaatgtctgTCCCCTCAGTGCGGGGCCCAGCCCAGGAGCCCGCAGCCATTGCTGCAGGGGAAGAAGGAGAGGTGGCCTTGGGTGACATCAAGAGTGCCAACGCCTGAGGCCACCCCAGCTGGACAGGTCCTCGTGTGACACCGGGGCAGGACATGGCCCCACCTGCCTCAATGGGGGGGACGGGGGGGGGGGGCGATGCTCTTGGGTGGGGGTGCAGgatgggtttgggggtgcagGATGGGTTTGGGGGGGTTGCACGATGGTTTGGGGTGGGGGGCTCTGCTCGGACTCCCGGGGATGGGCAGGGGACAGCTCAGGGGACCCTCCAGGTGACACCCAAACCccggggtcccatggttggggggggggggcaaacCCGGAGACCCCAAATAAAGAGCATTGCTCCAGAGTGGGGGTGACCCCTCCTTCCACCCATCAGGGGggcttgtgggggggggggggaatgttgGGTATGGGGGGACCCTCTTAGGGTTGGAGTGTGGGGTCACAGGGTGTCCCCATttagggacaggctgtggggtcaTGGGGTGTCCCCATTTAGGGAGAGGCTGTGGGGTCCCGGGATGTCCCCGTTTAGGGGTGGCTATGGGGTCACAGGGGTGTTCCCATTTGGGCACAGGCTATGGGGGTCACGAGGTGTCCCCATttagggacaggctgtggggtctcagggtgtccccatttagggacaggctgtggggtctcagggtgtccccatttAGGGACATGCTGTGGGGTCTCAGGGTCCCCATTTAGGGGTGTCTGTGGGGTCATGGGGTGTCCCTGTttagggacaggctgtggggtccCGGGATGTCCCCAAGCGCGCTCGTTCCCTCACGGCCGCTGGGCGGCGCTGTTGGCGGCGGGGCAGGACTGGCCCCGCCCATGGCCCCGCCCACGACTCCGCCCTTTAAACCACGGGCAGGTGCTGCAGGGCGGGGCGGGGCCCGCGGGGCTGAGTGACGGGGTGTTTATCCAATGGGAAGGCAGAATGAAGGAGATCCAGCCAATGAGCGGGCGGGAAGGGGAACGGGACCGGGGGCGGGGCTCGGTGGCTCTCGCCGCGGGGCGAAGCGGGGACCGGTCCGgttcggctccgctcggctccgttCGGCTCGGTTCGGCCCCGCTCGGCCATGGCGAAGCGGGCGGCGCTCCCCGCCGGGCCCCTCGGGGACGATTTCTCCTTCGTGAGCCCGGTGGCCAAGTACGTGCTGTTCTTCTTCAACCTGCTCTTCTGGGTGAgtgcggggacaccgggacaccgcgCTCCCGAAGGACGTCCGGACCCGGGGGCtggccccatccctgggacacCGCCATCCCCGGGACCCCTCATCCCTTGGGAATGTCTCCATCCCTGATCCCTATTGCGACTCCCCATCCCTGAGATCCCACTGAGACCCCCAGCCCTTGAAATGTCTCCATCCCCGAACCCTTTTGGGACCCCCCATCTTCGGGACCCCCAGCCCTTGGGAATATCTCCATCCCTGAACCCTATTAGGACCCCCCATCCCTGAGATCCCACTGAGACCCCCAGCCCTTGGAATGTCTCCATCCCTGAACTTTTTTGGGATCCCCCATCCCCAGGGACCCCTGGCCCTCTCTCCAGCCCGGGACCTATTCTGGGACCCTGCATTCCCCCAGCCCACCTCCATCCCCAGGATCCCACCGGGATCCCTCTtgtccccagccctccccagggaCATCTCCTGCAGGGAAGCCACAGTTTTCCATGTTTAGGGGcctttttaatgatttttttaatgttttgaggGATTTTTATGTTTTCGTAAAGTTTTATATTTTGAGTATTATTTTATGTTTCAGGGACTTTTTTTAAAACGTTTTGGAGATTTTTGTACTGCttgggaggtttggggttttatttatgtttggggttttttttctttatgtttggggcttttgtgggggttttttgcagGGTTTTTTGGTGGGTTATTTCCGTGTTTGCAATCATATTTTTGAGGAAGTTCCTCACTTCCCATAAACCACATTGCTGTGTCCAGCCACCCGTAGAGGAACAGCACTGGCTGGCGAGTGACCTCCCAGGAGGTGGGGACAGATGTGACCTCCAGGGAGGTGGGGACAGATGTGACCTCCCAGTGGACACCGTGTGacaaggggaaactgaggcacagctcgGGTGCATCCCTGGCTTTGGGGCGCTGCAGGTGGGGCCGTGGGTGTGGCACAGGGGTGGTGACAGCTGAggggtccccgtgtccctctgcaGATGATCTCCATGGTGATGGTGGCCGTGGGGGTGTACGCCCGGCTGCTGAAGCACGCAGGTGAGCTCGGGGGTTCCCAGCTGCTTCCAAGCCACCCGCACGGCTGGGGTGGCACGTGGGGTCCTGGGGGTGCCGGCAGCGTGGTGACAGCTCGTTCGTGGTGACAGAGGCGGCCATGGCGTGCCTGGCAGTGGACCCTGCCATCCTCCTCATCGTGGTGGGCGTCCTCACCTTCCTCATCACCTTCTGCGGCTGCGTGGGCTCCCTGCGGGAGAACATCTGCCTGCTGCAGGTGGTGagtcctgccagggctggggatccTGCTGGGGACCCTGTGGCATCTCAGCGCTCCCCTCACCGTCaccttcctcttcccctcactGTCACCGTCCTCTTCCCGCAGTTCTCCGTCTGCCTGACCATCATCTTCCTCCTGCAGCTGGCGGCCGGCGCGCTGGGCTTTGTGTTCTCTGATAAGGTACTGATAAGGGAgggcactgggggtgctgggtggCCCCAGTCCTGTCCTGCTGGGTGACAGCCTCGCTGCTGTCCCTCTGTTTGTCCCCCAGGCCCGCGAGAAGGTCAGCGAGATCATCAACGGGGCCATCGTGCATTACCGGGACGACCTGGACCTGCAGAACCTCATCGATTTCGGGCAGAAGGAGGTGACAGGGGGGCCTGCAGGGTCGGGATGTCCCCATTTCCATGTCAGGCTTTAATCTGTGGGGTAGCACAGGCTGGGGACGTTGGATGGCTCTTCCAAGATGTTCACAGCGGTGTCCTGCCTGTCAGGGGGAGGttggggagggctgggggcacagagagcCCTGAGTGTCCTGtccccctgcctgggctggggtcCCCTCCCCGCTGAGCCCCGTGTCCTGCCCGCAGTTCAGCTGCTGCGGGGGTGTCTCCTACAAGGACTGGTCCCAGAACATGTACTTCAACTGCACGGCCACCAACCCCAGCCGTGAGCGCTGCTCCGTGCCCTTCTCCTGCTGCCTGCACGATGCTGACCAGGTCTGTGCTGGGGtggcctcaggggaccctgccCGTGCCTgtcctccctgccctggggaggggacactgcccGTGCCTGTCCTCCCTgccccagggactgggctgggcctggagcCACCCTCTGGGTTTGGGTTCCCCCATCCCACACTCTGGGTTTGGGTTCCCCCATCCCACCCTCTGGGTTTGGGTTCCCCCATCCCACCCTCTGGGTTTGGGTTCCCCATCCCACCCTCTGGGTTTGGGTTCCCCCATCCTACCCTCTGGGTTTGGGTTCCCCCATCCCACCCTCTGGGTTTGGGTTCCCCCATCCCAACCGTTGGGTTTGGGGACTCCTGTGTGGAAATGCTGTGGTGAAGTGGGGGAGAATTCTCCCTCTCCAGAGCTGGAATTGGCTCTTTGGGGCCAGGTGGCTCTggagggacagcgtggggacaccaACGAAGGGACGCCCCACCAAGGCAGGGGCCAGAGCTCCCGGTCACTGCACAGCTGCCCCGCAAGAGCAGGGAGCCCAGTGTgttctgtccccagcccctccgtgctctgtcccctgtcccaggctgtcaTCAACACCATGTGTGGCCACGGGATGCAGGCCAGGAGCTACCTGGAGGCCAGTGCCTTCATCCACACCAACGGCTGCATCGACAAGCTGGTCAACTGGACCCACAGCAACCTCTTCCTGCTGGGGGGCGtcgccctggggctggccctgccccaggtaTGGGGCTGGGCCACTGTGGGGGACAAGGGGCCACCCCAGAGCTCTGCtttgtggggcttttttggggagcTGCCTTAATGGGGGCTGGTTGTGAGATGGGAGagttgggatgggatttggggtgggggagTGACACAAATGTCCGGCACAGGGGGCATGGGGTGACATTGCCTGGTGTCGCTCAGAATCTccctctgcccttccttttcctccctctcccccATCCCTCTTGCTCTTTCTCTCCCCTTCCCTCGCTtttctctccttcctcttcctctcccacttccctcttccccttccctccctctccctttctctcccctcttcctcttccctttccccttcctctcTTATTTCCTACCCTGTTCcccttcctctttctcttcccttctcccccctcttcccttctccttcccctttgccttCCCTTTATCTCACttcccctttccctctcctccaTGTCCCCTTCCTTCTCTCCCCTCCCTCTCCTGATCTATCCCCCtttcctctccccatccctctccctttcccactCCCTTCCTCTCTCGTTTCCCTCCCCCGTCCCTCTCCCCTCCAGCTGGTGGGCATCGTCCTGGCGCGGCTCCTCATCAACCAGATCCGCGACCAGATCAAGCTGCAGCTCTACAACCAGCAGCACCGGGCAGACCCCTGGTCCTGAGCCCGCACCCTCCCCGCGGCACGGCGGCGCTCCGGGGCCATTCCCGAGCCCGAGGGGCTCCGCTGGACCACAGGGAATGCAGATCTGCGGTGGCTGCACAGGAGACTCCGTGCCTTTGGCAGCCGGTGCTGGGCTCGGCCTGGAGGTGCTGAGCTGAAGCAGCTGAAGCCGGGGAATCGCTGCCTGTCCGTCTGTCCTGCTGGCGCACAAAGCTTCGCACTGGGATGTGCTTCCCCTCCCTGCGAGTGCTGGAGAAGgacgtctgtctgtctgtctgtctgtctgtctgtgtgtccgtgcACCGAGCTGCCTTCACCCAggccgggctgcggggccggggatgTCCCCCACCCCGTGTCCGGGTGTCCGTCTCGGTGTCACTGGCCGCGGGGACAGCTGAGGGGACCGAGGGGTGCCGGGCTGTGCCCGTTCCTTGCCTTTCCCGGACAATAAAGACAGGAGGCCGCACGCTGCGGGCTGTGCCGGGCTGCAGAGGCCGCAGGGGACACGGCGGTGCCTCTGGGGACACAGAGGCCGCGCCAGGCCCTGCGCTGCTGTGAGACCCCAAAACGAGGAGGGAACGCGGCTGAAGGGCCTGGCCCGGCCCCTCGGAGCTGTCGCAAACCGTGGGTGGAGtttttggggttgggtttttagttttgttttgttttttttttttttttcttttaatgttccCTTCGGCTCGGGCTGGGTGGTCCCTCCCGCGGAGGGAGCCGGGATGCGGCCCAGCGCCCGGCTCTTTGTGTGCGGCCGGGACGCTTCTCTCCcataaaaaaaaacctttttttggcttttttcctcCTCAAAACCCGCCTCATCCCTCCGCCGAAATGGGATTTCTTCCCCCAAAAGCGATTGCTTCTCCGAGCAAGGGCACCTCCCAGcaaaaaaagtgatttttccatttttccccctccaaaactcaccttttttcccccaaaacttCCCCCTCTGAAGAGCTACTTCTTGCCCAAAAATGCAAGTTTACTCTAAAAAGTAGCTGCTCtccaaaaaaattacttttccccctcaaaatcccggtcttttctccccaaaatcaACTTTTCTTCCCCCAAAAGGGACTTGTCCTCAAAAACAACTTTTCTTTTGTGCCCCCCCCCAACTGATTTTCTCCCCCCAAAAAAGTAACTTACCCCTAAAAAAGGAACTTTCCTCCACAAACTCAAGTTCTCCCCCAAAATTGCCTTTTCTCCcctaaaattgattttttttcccaaaaagagTACCCCCAAAAAAGATGTACCTTTTCCCCCCAGAAAAAGTACCTTTTGCTCCCTAAAAAGTAACTTTTCTCTTAAAAAAGTAACTTTTGTTCTCCCAAAAGTGGCTTCTTTAACCCCAAAGGCAACTTGTCACCTCCAAAAAGTAACTTTTCACTCACAGAGGCCTTTTCACCAGAAGGACATTTTATTTCAAAGCAAAAAAAGGGATCTTTTCCTCACAAGAAGGAACTTTCCCCTCACAAAATTGATATTTTCCTCATATAAAGTGATGGTTTTGTCACAAAAGTGactttttcctttgaaaattgGACCTTTTTGTCATAAATGTCAACTTCCCCCTCACAAATAGTGACTTTCCTCACA of the Melospiza melodia melodia isolate bMelMel2 chromosome 4, bMelMel2.pri, whole genome shotgun sequence genome contains:
- the TSPAN33 gene encoding tetraspanin-33 isoform X1 — translated: MAKRAALPAGPLGDDFSFVSPVAKYVLFFFNLLFWMISMVMVAVGVYARLLKHAEAAMACLAVDPAILLIVVGVLTFLITFCGCVGSLRENICLLQVFSVCLTIIFLLQLAAGALGFVFSDKAREKVSEIINGAIVHYRDDLDLQNLIDFGQKEFSCCGGVSYKDWSQNMYFNCTATNPSRERCSVPFSCCLHDADQAVINTMCGHGMQARSYLEASAFIHTNGCIDKLVNWTHSNLFLLGGVALGLALPQLVGIVLARLLINQIRDQIKLQLYNQQHRADPWS
- the TSPAN33 gene encoding tetraspanin-33 isoform X2, with protein sequence MISMVMVAVGVYARLLKHAEAAMACLAVDPAILLIVVGVLTFLITFCGCVGSLRENICLLQVFSVCLTIIFLLQLAAGALGFVFSDKAREKVSEIINGAIVHYRDDLDLQNLIDFGQKEFSCCGGVSYKDWSQNMYFNCTATNPSRERCSVPFSCCLHDADQAVINTMCGHGMQARSYLEASAFIHTNGCIDKLVNWTHSNLFLLGGVALGLALPQLVGIVLARLLINQIRDQIKLQLYNQQHRADPWS